ctcttataTTTATCATCTGCTGTtccactgtgaagtctcttcGAGGGATGCCTGCCATGAAGAAGTTTAAGTCTTCTGTTCTGGAAGTCAGTGAgatcctctctcactgctccccttcTGTGATTTTTGCTGCCCTCTGACATCATTTAGAAAGGGTCTTGACCCAGAATGTtgactgtgtattcatttccatagatactgcctgacttgctgagttcctctagcattttgtgtgtgtagctgtgaagttctgctgacattgcaaataaatctaatctttacaTTGCTGAATCATTATATTCAGGGTATTGCTGTCAGAACAAGCCATCCTTACAAACAATTGGAGAAAAAATGTTGGGTGGCTAAGTCTTGCCTTTGGATTAGCCAGTTGTCTAAATGCTGTAAATTGGTTTTGAAAGTAtgtaattaaaaataataaaatgtactGAACCCCTCCAATTTAATCTGTTTGCTTTCTGTCCCTCTTCAGCTTAGAACTCTTGTACTTGGGTGGAAATGGAATTCTATCAATTCCTCCAGAACTTGCAAACCTGCAGTGCCTAAGTTATCTGGGACTGTGTGACAACCGCATTCAAGGCCTTCCACCACAGCTTGCTCAGTAAGTAAGAGTAGATGTGTGTTACATTTGTAAAtgagtccaggtgaagggtctcgacAAGAAACGTCAATGTTCAttccttccataaatgctgcttgacccactgaattcctcctgcttttgtgttttgctccagatttcagcatttgcagtctcctcTGTCTCAATATACATTTATATATAGACTTTTATAACTAGAAGTTTGGGTCTGTATAGATAAAGCTCTAGACTACACTTGAccaatcttttaaaaaaaagtgtgtgccatcgagagagagagtgcaaCAAAGATTGTGTAATGACATTTCTCCTTGATTTAACTATAAGGACACATTATATAGAGTGCCtattaaaagtattcacccccccccccactttggaagtattcatgttttattgttttgcaacattgaatcacagtaggtTTTTTGATGCTGATCAACAGTGGaactttctacaaagtgatctaaattaattacaaatataatacacaaaataattgattccatAAATATTCAAGCCACCCCCCTCAATACGACACACAAATCattactggtgcagccagttagtTTTAGAGGTCACACAATTAGTTAAGTGGAGATCATCACATGTtgtcaagatgtttcaattgattgtagtaaaaatacacctgtatctggaaagtccaactgctggtgagtcagtatcctggcaaaaactacaccatacagacaaaataacactccaagcaactccgcgaaGAGGttaatttccaagtcactgaatatacattggagtacagttaagtcaatcatcaagaaatggaaagaatattgcacagctttaaatctgcctagagcaggctgtcctcaaaactgagtgaccgtgcaagaaggggacgagtgagggaggccaccaagagacctatgacaactctggaggagttacgagcttcagtggctgagacctgagagactgcacatacaacaactgtcacctgggtgtttcaccagtcatagctttatgggagaatggcaaagagaaagccactgttgaaaaaaactcacttgAAATCTTGGTTGGAGTTTGtcagaaggcacgtgggagactctgaagtcagctggagaaAGGTTCCATGGTCTGATGAAGCCAAAGTTCAGCTTTTTGGCCATTAGATTAAATGCTATGTttagcataagccaaacactgtacataatcaaaaacacatcatccctacCATAAAGTgtggtggctacatcatgctgtggggatgcttcacagtAGCAGGCCCTGAAAGACTTGTGAaagtagagagtaaaatgaatgcagaaaatacagggaaatgctagaggaaaacttgatgcagtctgtAAGAGAATGTGActttagagaagatttgttttccagcaagacagtgacAACATAAAgcaaaagctacacaggaatggcttaaaaagaacaaagttaatttcctggagtggccaagtcaggatccagacctcaatccaattgagaatttgtggctggacttgaaaagggctgttcactcactatccggtggcaatgaattccacagattccccactctgtGGCTAAAGCAATttccctcatttctgttctaaatagatgttcctctattctgaggctaatccctttggtcctagtctcccccactataagaaacattctctctacatccatctgtctaggcctttcaatattctattggCTTCAATGAgaagcccctcattcttctgaactccagtgagtacaggcccagagccacctaATGCTCCATGCATGTTAATCTTTCATTTCCAagatcatctttgtgaacctattctggaccctctccagtgccagcaccctttcttagataagggctcagaactgctcacaatcctccaagtgtggtctgaccaatcccTTAAGCCTTGCTTAAGGACCTAGGACTGCAGCATATAGTTTAAAAATTAGTCAGGTCTGCTAGGACTATAGGTATACAACATTGTAGATTTCTGTTCCTAACTGCCAATTGATGTAAGATTAATTATTAATTTTAAATTTGAGGTTATAGATTAGTGGTAACTATTAGTACTAAGGGATATGAGTAGGATTCCAATCAATCCTGATATTGAATGGTAGAAATGGTTTTAAGGTTtatgaataaataaaaagcaatacTATTTTAGTTTGCCAGAATATTCTATTTAGTGGGCTTCATTAAATAATGACATGAATTGCCCTTCCAAACCACTGACTACAATCACCTCTGACCTTCCAGGCTGAATTCTCTACGGTCACTCAGTCTTCACAATAATTTACTTACATATCTTCCTCAAGAAATCCTCAACCTGGTCCATCTACAGGAGCTCAGTCTACGTGGCAACCCTCTTGTTGTACGATTTATAAGAGACCTAATCTACAACCCCCCATCTCTACTCGAACTGGCTGGACGGATTGTGAAATCCCGCAACATTCGGTATACTCATTACGACATGCCTAGAAACTTGGTCAGCTATTTGGATTCAGCCAGCAAGTGCCCAAACCCCAAGTGTGCTGGTAAGAACCTATGCTTCACATTGCTTTTGGAGTGGAGTGGGAAAGGAGGGAAAATGATGCTTGGGTTGCAGTTAATTTTTATTTGTATCTTTCAGGAGTTAATGTTTTCTTATTATATGGCTCCCTGTTGGTAAGAtgaactcctgacctcacaatctatctcgtgatagcattgcagctcattgtctgtctgcactgcactttctctgtagctgtaacactgtATTTTACATTTTGTTGCTTTTCTCTTGTATTACTTCTGTACTGCGGTAATCACATGCCAGTACCTCAGTCCCTGTGACAATAATTTACTAATTACCAGATCttcgaatatcagagttgtattgtacatggaCACTTTGACAGTCAAATGAACCTTTGACCCTTTTTTCCTCCTTAATGTGAGTGCTCTAGTACAGTGAGCAACATGAAGATGCAGTGCATGATTTCGTTAATGATACAAAAACCTCTGAACATTGCTCCCTGTCAGTATACATTCCTATGACAGTAATTGATGTAATTGAGAAGTTCATCTTAACTGTGCGAGTGAGGCTAAATTTCTAGATGGTAAAGAGACACACATCCTACTGCACTTCTACAGGTTATTCTCCTCGAAGCACGTTGAAGCAAATGATTGCATGCTGGCAGATTTGGCTACTGAGCCTCAGTTGTATCATATTTGACAGATGGAGAGGCCAAATATCTAATCAGGGTATTAAAATTTTAGAGGGATGAGTCTCTTTACTGCATATTAAAACTGTGGACCAAACCTTTCTGTCCCTGCAGCTGTTTCCCTGCACCTTCTATATGAGATGGTaaaagcttcccctcatgttaaGGAATTCTGACACATAAAGGAACATCATTTGAACATTGTGAAATCTACAGGTGTAACTGACATTGGTTCTCTGTCCATGTACATGAGACTAAAATTCCCCTTTCAAAGAAGTGTATCCAGACTGAAGTTGTAACCCACAAGAACCCCAAGTTCCGTAGAATCAGCAATTGAGACAAGGTCCCCGTACTTTGCAGCCaatactctctgcagcctcccaAATCCATATTCCTGTACTTGTTTCATGCCACTTGTTTCGTATAACTAGTGCTTGCTGAGGAGCTGGTGTTCAGTCCCAATACCTGTCTCAGAAAATAAAGTCAATGCAAAATCATGTTTGATAATCCTATCTTGGAGGATGTAGTTATAGAATCAGTAATATAGAGCCAATGCCTGTGGTAGGAAAGGATTCTAACCAACTCACTCCTCGTACCTTTCTATTTTCCACTGTTTATTTCTTCTAAAGCTATGGTCTTAAATATAATCAGAAACCAGTGAAATTTAAGACTGGTATTTTCAGTGACTAACCTTTTTCACGTATTGGTCTTTTCACTGCAGAAGATACTGAAATCTCAGTGCCAAGAAAAAAAAGGTTATACTCATTTAGTTTATTTTTACATATTATTTTCTTCTTCCATAGGAGTTTACTTTGATTCTTGTGTTCGTCATATCAAGTTTGTCGACTTCTGTGGCAAGTACCGTCTGCCCTTGATGCACTATCTGTGTTCTCCACAGTGCTACTCGCCCTGCAGCTCTAACTCTCAGAGTGACTGTGATTCTGATGACGAGCTCAACATTCCTCAGCACCGGATGCAGAAAGTCCTGCTTGGCTAAATGCTCATATATGAAGATCATGAAGATTTAGATTTCCGCAGTCCTGGATGACTTGAACCCATCTTGTATGATGTGCCAGGGTTTTTTTGAATCCAGTCATGGAAGCATTTACTCTAATGTCCAAGCCTTTACATCAGATTTGTAGTCCATTGGTTTGCACAGCATTCCTAATCTTTGAAGTATTATTACATAAATTTTTGTATAAAAGGATTATATTTTTATGCCAgtaattttaaaatattctggCATTCTTTATTGGATATGCAAAGAGCTATTTTAAATAACAATCGTCTAAGATATTATGTGAAGCACAGCTTTAATATGTTAAAAACTTCAAACATGTAATCTTTCGTTTGAAATGCTAATCTTAACATGTATCAAAAAACTGTTTTTCTTTGAAGAAGATCTTGTTTGTAAAATTACAATACAGTATACCATACCAAGCAGCAATTCTTCTTTTAATTC
This genomic stretch from Mobula birostris isolate sMobBir1 chromosome 6, sMobBir1.hap1, whole genome shotgun sequence harbors:
- the lrrc58b gene encoding leucine-rich repeat-containing protein 58 isoform X1; translated protein: MFALPGSALDVLENMEGDNVLNLSRMNLETVALEDISEEKKNETRQLLLTHNRFTVFPENIACLRNLLFLDISSNGLTYICDQILELTKLKALIAKNNRMDEYSLPKDFGKMSLEVVNFSGNRFEEVPSQLLELQRLKSLSLGGNRLKTIPPEIENLTSLELLYLGGNGILSIPPELANLQCLSYLGLCDNRIQGLPPQLAQLNSLRSLSLHNNLLTYLPQEILNLVHLQELSLRGNPLVVRFIRDLIYNPPSLLELAGRIVKSRNIRYTHYDMPRNLVSYLDSASKCPNPKCAGVYFDSCVRHIKFVDFCGKYRLPLMHYLCSPQCYSPCSSNSQSDCDSDDELNIPQHRMQKVLLG